From a region of the Hypanus sabinus isolate sHypSab1 chromosome 2, sHypSab1.hap1, whole genome shotgun sequence genome:
- the LOC132389471 gene encoding spidroin-1-like isoform X1 has protein sequence MGTREIYRVRASGRFTGVRDVGDLQGYGTWEVYRVRDVGGLQGYGTWEVYRVRDVGGLQGTGRGRFTGVWDVGGLQGYGTWEVYRGMGRGRFTGYGTWEIYRGMGRGRFTGVRDVGGLQGTGRGRFSGVWDVGGLQGTGRGRFTGVRDVGGLQGTGRGRFTGYGTWEIYRGMGRGRFTGVWDVGGLQGYGTWEVYRVRDVGDLQGYGTWEIYRGMGRGRFTGYGTWEIFRGMGRGRFTGYGTWEVYRGMGRGRFTGYGTWEVYRGTGRGRFTGVWDVGGLQGTGKREIYRVRDAGDLQGTGTWEIYRVWARGRFTGVGDVGDLQGHGHTGDLQGYRTREIYRVRARGRFTGYGHVGDLQG, from the exons ATGGGCACGCGGGAGATTTACAGGGTACGGGCAAGCGGGAGATTTACAGGGGTACGGGACGTGGGAGATTTACAGGGGTATGGGACGTGGGAGGTTTACAGGGTACGGGACGTGGGAGGTTTACAGGGGTACGGGACGTGGGAG GTTTACAGGGTACGGGACGTGGGAGGTTTACAGGGTACGGGACGTGGGAGATTTACAGGGGTATGGGACGTGGGAGGTTTACAGGGGTATGGGACGTGGGAGGTTTACAGGGGTATGGGACGTGGGAGGTTTACAGGGTACGGGACGTGGGAGATTTACAGGGGTATGGGACGTGGGAG GTTTACAGGGGTACGGGACGTGGGAGGTTTACAGGGTACGGGACGTGGGAGATTTTCAGGGGTATGGGACGTGGGAGGTTTACAGGGTACGGGACGTGGGAGGTTTACAGGGGTACGGGACGTGGGAGGTTTACAGGGTACGGGACGTGGGAGGTTTACAGGGTACGGGACGTGGGAGATTTACAGGGGTATGGGACGTGGGAGGTTTACAGGGGTATGGGACGTGGGAGGTTTACAGGGGTATGGGACGTGGGAGGTTTACAGGGTACGGGACGTGGGAGATTTACAGGGGTATGGGACGTGGGAGATTTACAGGGGTATGGGACGTGGGAGGTTTACAGGGTACGGGACGTGGGAGATTTTCAGGGGTATGGGACGTGGGAGGTTTACAGGGTACGGGACGTGGGAGGTTTACAGGGGTATGGGACGTGGGAGGTTTACAGGGTACGGGACGTGGGAGGTTTACAGGGGTACGGGACGTGGGAGGTTTACAGGGGTATGGGACGTGGGAGGTTTACAGGGTACGGGCAAGCGGGAGATTTATAGGGTACGGGATGCGGGAGATTTACAGGGTACGGGCACGTGGGAGATTTACAGGGTATGGGCACGTGGGAGATTTACAGGGGTAGGGGATGTGGGAGATTTGCAGGGGCACGGACACACGGGAGATTTGCAGGGGTACAGGACGCGGGAGATTTACAGGGTACGGGCACGTGGGAGATTTACAGGGTATGGGCACGTGGGAGATTTACAGGGGTAG
- the LOC132389471 gene encoding spidroin-1-like isoform X2 yields the protein MRRGVMQYGHAGDLQGTGKREIYRGTGRGRFTGVWDVGGLQGTGRGRFTGVRDVGGLQGTGRGRFTGYGTWEIYRGMGRGRFTGVWDVGGLQGYGTWEVYRVRDVGDLQGYGTWEVYRVRDVGDFQGYGTWEVYRVRDVGGLQGYGTWEVYRVRDVGDFQGYGTWEVYRVRDVGGLQGYGTWEVYRVRDVGGLQGTGRGRFTGVWDVGGLQGYGTWEVYRGMGRGRFTGYGTWEIYRGMGRGRFTGVWDVGGLQGTGRGRFSGVWDVGGLQGTGRGRFTGVWDVGGLQGTGRGRFTGVRDVGGLQGYGTWEVYRVRASGRFIGYGMREIYRVRARGRFTGYGHVGDLQG from the exons ATGCGGAGAGGAGTTATGCAGTATGGGCACGCGGGAGATTTACAGGGTACGGGCAAGCGGGAGATTTACAGGGGTACGGGACGTGGGAGATTTACAGGGGTATGGGACGTGGGAGGTTTACAGGGTACGGGACGTGGGAGGTTTACAGGGGTACGGGACGTGGGAG GTTTACAGGGTACGGGACGTGGGAGGTTTACAGGGTACGGGACGTGGGAGATTTACAGGGGTATGGGACGTGGGAGGTTTACAGGGGTATGGGACGTGGGAGGTTTACAGGGGTATGGGACGTGGGAGGTTTACAGGGTACGGGACGTGGGAGATTTACAGGGGTATGGGACGTGGGAGGTTTACAGGGTACGGGACGTGGGAGATTTTCAGGGGTATGGGACGTGGGAGGTTTACAGGGTACGGGACGTGGGAGGTTTACAGGGGTACGGGACGTGGGAGGTTTACAGGGTACGGGACGTGGGAGATTTTCAGGGGTATGGGACGTGGGAGGTTTACAGGGTACGGGACGTGGGAGGTTTACAGGGGTACGGGACGTGGGAGGTTTACAGGGTACGGGACGTGGGAGGTTTACAGGGTACGGGACGTGGGAGATTTACAGGGGTATGGGACGTGGGAGGTTTACAGGGGTATGGGACGTGGGAGGTTTACAGGGGTATGGGACGTGGGAGGTTTACAGGGTACGGGACGTGGGAGATTTACAGGGGTATGGGACGTGGGAGATTTACAGGGGTATGGGACGTGGGAGGTTTACAGGGTACGGGACGTGGGAGATTTTCAGGGGTATGGGACGTGGGAGGTTTACAGGGTACGGGACGTGGGAGGTTTACAGGGGTATGGGACGTGGGAGGTTTACAGGGTACGGGACGTGGGAGGTTTACAGGGGTACGGGACGTGGGAGGTTTACAGGGGTATGGGACGTGGGAGGTTTACAGGGTACGGGCAAGCGGGAGATTTATAGGGTACGGGATGCGGGAGATTTACAGGGTACGGGCACGTGGGAGATTTACAGGGTATGGGCACGTGGGAGATTTACAGGGGTAG
- the LOC132389471 gene encoding spidroin-1-like isoform X3, which translates to MRRGVMQYGHAGDLQGTGKREIYRGTGRGRFTGVWDVGGLQGTGRGRFTGVRDVGGLQGTGRGRFSGVWDVGGLQGTGRGRFTGVRDVGGLQGTGRGRFTGYGTWEIYRGMGRGRFTGVWDVGGLQGYGTWEVYRVRDVGDLQGYGTWEVYRGTGRGRFTGYGTWEIFRGMGRGRFTGYGTWEVYRGTGRGRFTGYGTWEVYRVRDVGDLQGYGTWEVYRGMGRGRFTGVWDVGGLQGTGRGRFTGVWDVGDLQGYGTWEVYRVRDVGDFQGYGTWEVYRVRDVGGLQGYGTWEVYRVRDVGGLQGYGTWEVYRGMGRGRFTGYGQAGDL; encoded by the exons ATGCGGAGAGGAGTTATGCAGTATGGGCACGCGGGAGATTTACAGGGTACGGGCAAGCGGGAGATTTACAGGGGTACGGGACGTGGGAGATTTACAGGGGTATGGGACGTGGGAGGTTTACAGGGTACGGGACGTGGGAGGTTTACAGGGGTACGGGACGTGGGAGGTTTACAGGGTACGGGACGTGGGAGATTTTCAGGGGTATGGGACGTGGGAGGTTTACAGGGTACGGGACGTGGGAGGTTTACAGGGGTACGGGACGTGGGAGGTTTACAGGGTACGGGACGTGGGAGGTTTACAGGGTACGGGACGTGGGAGATTTACAGGGGTATGGGACGTGGGAGGTTTACAGGGGTATGGGACGTGGGAGGTTTACAGGGGTATGGGACGTGGGAGGTTTACAGGGTACGGGACGTGGGAGATTTACAGGGGTATGGGACGTGGGAG GTTTACAGGGGTACGGGACGTGGGAGGTTTACAGGGTACGGGACGTGGGAGATTTTCAGGGGTATGGGACGTGGGAGGTTTACAGGGTACGGGACGTGGGAGGTTTACAGGGGTACGGGACGTGGGAGGTTTACAGGGTACGGGACGTGGGAGGTTTACAGGGTACGGGACGTGGGAGATTTACAGGGGTATGGGACGTGGGAGGTTTACAGGGGTATGGGACGTGGGAGGTTTACAGGGGTATGGGACGTGGGAGGTTTACAGGGTACGGGACGTGGGAGATTTACAGGGGTATGGGACGTGGGAGATTTACAGGGGTATGGGACGTGGGAGGTTTACAGGGTACGGGACGTGGGAGATTTTCAGGGGTATGGGACGTGGGAGGTTTACAGGGTACGGGACGTGGGAGGTTTACAGGGGTATGGGACGTGGGAGGTTTACAGGGTACGGGACGTGGGAGGTTTACAGGGGTACGGGACGTGGGAGGTTTACAGGGGTATGGGACGTGGGAGGTTTACAGGGTACGGGCAAGCGGGAGATTTATAG
- the LOC132389471 gene encoding uncharacterized protein LOC132389471 isoform X4, with amino-acid sequence MRRGVMQYGHAGDLQGTGKREIYRGTGRGRFTGVWDVGGLQGTGRGRFTGVRDVGGLQGTGRGRFSGVWDVGGLQGTGRGRFTGVRDVGGLQGTGRGRFTGYGTWEIYRGMGRGRFTGVWDVGGLQGYGTWEVYRVRDVGDLQGYGTWEVYRVRDVGDFQGYGTWEVYRVRDVGGLQGYGTWEVYRVRDVGDFQGYGTWEVYRVRDVGGLQGTGRGRFTGVWDVGDLQGYGTWEVYRVRDVGDFQGYGTWEVYRVRDVGGLQGYGTWEVYRVRDVGGLQGYGTWEVYRGMGRGRFTGYGQAGDL; translated from the exons ATGCGGAGAGGAGTTATGCAGTATGGGCACGCGGGAGATTTACAGGGTACGGGCAAGCGGGAGATTTACAGGGGTACGGGACGTGGGAGATTTACAGGGGTATGGGACGTGGGAGGTTTACAGGGTACGGGACGTGGGAGGTTTACAGGGGTACGGGACGTGGGAGGTTTACAGGGTACGGGACGTGGGAGATTTTCAGGGGTATGGGACGTGGGAGGTTTACAGGGTACGGGACGTGGGAGGTTTACAGGGGTACGGGACGTGGGAGGTTTACAGGGTACGGGACGTGGGAGGTTTACAGGGTACGGGACGTGGGAGATTTACAGGGGTATGGGACGTGGGAGGTTTACAGGGGTATGGGACGTGGGAGGTTTACAGGGGTATGGGACGTGGGAGGTTTACAGGGTACGGGACGTGGGAGATTTACAGGGGTATGGGACGTGGGAGGTTTACAGGGTACGGGACGTGGGAGATTTTCAGGGGTATGGGACGTGGGAGGTTTACAGGGTACGGGACGTGGGAGGTTTACAGGGGTACGGGACGTGGGAGGTTTACAGGGTACGGGACGTGGGAGATTTTCAGGGGTATGGGACGTGGGAGGTTTACAGGGTACGGGACGTGGGAG GTTTACAGGGTACGGGACGTGGGAGATTTACAGGGGTATGGGACGTGGGAGATTTACAGGGGTATGGGACGTGGGAGGTTTACAGGGTACGGGACGTGGGAGATTTTCAGGGGTATGGGACGTGGGAGGTTTACAGGGTACGGGACGTGGGAGGTTTACAGGGGTATGGGACGTGGGAGGTTTACAGGGTACGGGACGTGGGAGGTTTACAGGGGTACGGGACGTGGGAGGTTTACAGGGGTATGGGACGTGGGAGGTTTACAGGGTACGGGCAAGCGGGAGATTTATAG